In a genomic window of Amblyomma americanum isolate KBUSLIRL-KWMA chromosome 4, ASM5285725v1, whole genome shotgun sequence:
- the LOC144129651 gene encoding uncharacterized protein LOC144129651, which yields MRRAQSLESAQELIFVDSTASCDTTRSTVTVLLTATKAGAVPIAVLIHSSQSREGYSLAFQLLKHCYPTCFGNREAPAAFMSDSSRPEKDALRDVWPSAQQLLCHFHILQAEWRWITSSHHKVDKDDRRRFMAAFQKVLYSKTKEELEEAKAALRSLPHQDYVQRVDSLLKTEEEWVAMYRAGIVTRGQNTNNYSESARPRTPPRPQLL from the exons ATGCGGCGTGCCCAGAGCCTGGAGTCAGCTCAAGAACTCATCTTTGTTGACTCGACGGCTTCCTGCGACACTACAAGGAGCACAGTCACAGTgttgttgacagccacaaaagctGGTGCAGTGCCAATAGCTGTGCTAATACACAGCTCACAGAGCAGGGAGGGCTACAGTTTGGCTTTCCAGCTGCTGAAGCATTGCTACCCAACATGCTTTGGAAACAGAGAG GCACCTGCTGCATTCATGTCAGATTCTTCTCGGCCTGAGAAGGACGCCCTGCGTGACGTCTGGCCCTCGGCACAACAGCTGTTGTGCCATTTTCATATCCTGCAGGCAGAGTGGAGGTGGATCACCTCTTCACACCATAAGGTGGACAAAGATGACCGACGCCGCTTCATGGCAGCCTTCCAAAAG GTCCTGTATTCAAAGACCAAGGAAGAACTTGAAGAAGCAAAAGCAGCTCTTCGCTCACTGCCTCACCAAGACTACGTGCAAAGAGTCGACTCGCTTTTGAAGACCGAGGAGGAATGGGTGGCTATGTACCGGGCAGGCATTGTTACAAGAGGACAGAACACAAACAACTACAGCGAG TCTGCAAGACCCAGAACACCACCAAGGCCCCAGCTTCTGTGA